The Etheostoma cragini isolate CJK2018 chromosome 10, CSU_Ecrag_1.0, whole genome shotgun sequence nucleotide sequence ataactattttattttctattcctCCTGCCCATCTCACTTCGGTTTCGTCATGTTTCTCTCGTCTTTTCAGATTGGAGTTTTCTCGCACCCAGCACCATGTAACGGCAAACGTGTTCTCCAGCAGCTCTCCTGTCCCGGTGCTTTCCTGTTCAACCAAGGAGTGGTCACTGAAGAAGGAGCTGGCTTCCACAAACTGCGTGGCAGCGTGTCAGGCTGTGGGCGAGGTGCTGGCGCAGCGATGCCACCAGGCTGGCATCACCAGGATGGTGTACAGGGCTATTCCCTGGACGTACCGCTCCGACGCTGTGAGTACAAACTGCCGTTAGAACATTGATTTGCCTTTTTCCTTAAGTTGTCAGCTGCTTTATGGTTTTTCTCTTCTTGACTTTTCTCTTTCACAGGTTCAGTCATTTAGGTCGGCAATGAAAGAGGGAGGAATCACCCTCAGTGAACCCAGAAGGAAATACATCGGTACCTGAATTTTGATGTAATCTATTACAtctattgttttgtaaaaatgttcccTGTATCCCTTATTCTCTACTCTTTTGTGAATTGTGACTGTACCAATATAAAGATGATGAAAGTAAGGTTGCTTGTTCCTGTGCTCTGTCTCTTGTAGATACAATGTTTCTGAACAGCAGTCCACCGCTGGTGTATTAGTTAATCAAGAAACAAAGTGTTTGGTTTGAgtataatcatttattttttttccactcatATGGCTTCTTGTAAACAAGAGTGAGGTGCAGACAGTGGAGAGCTTAATACAATAAGGCATAGAGATGCtgacaagaaaagaagaaaagaattgATCATTTCATTCATAGTACAGTGTGATGTAGGCTCAGGCTGTGGGGACAGTGTGTGCTGTGGGATTATaaagtgcatgtttttttaacggCGAGCATGCAGGTTAAATAAAGTCAGCTTTAGCTTGGTTTCACTTAAAGTAACACCAGCATGAAATATGAATAGTCCAGATCAGCATGGAGTGATCAGAAGAGcagtatttttaataatttacctGAATCCATTAAACGTCAATATAAATACATGAGAAAACCCTGAACATTTGCTCTCGCATGTTGGTATAAACACACCCAGGTCATTAGCAATTAGGGGTTAGCAATTAGCAATTAATTATATGCGCATACTACATGCAACACTTTTGGAAGTCACATTTGTAATGCAATCAGAGAAACAACAAGATTCATACATACAATATGCAGCCACCACATCGtagtaaaaacagacaaaaaaaacaccagtcATTGAGTTGTATTTCATCCTCAGGTACAAGGCACTCATGCAGAGGTGTTGAAATACaatgaataaaactaaaattggACACATTGGTTCTTAACATACTGACATGATAAAAGATTTTCTTTGTAATATATTCATTGGCACATTGGAATAGGAACCGGTTAGTGCCATAAAACTGGCCCTGACTTGGTCCATGATGCACAGCTTACATACAGTGAAACCCTCCCATCCGTCAACAATGAAGGTCCTCGTGAAAAAGACTTCCAATGAGAAAGAATATGAAAACCATCTACCTCGGAGTTACAGCATACTcttatacagaaaaaaagaaaggaaaacagtaATTGCATAGATATCTCGGAAGTGGTGACGCAAGGGGAGAGGGAACAAGGAGAGAGAAACCAGTACGTACACAATGCGTGTGACTCTAAAACACTGATAAACATAATACTACCATGTACGCTGATAATGACTCCAGCCTTCAGATATGCTGGCTCTACAGTAAGATCCTTTAAACAACAGTGAACCATCAGctataataattattaacagAGATATGCATGGGAACATAAATTAAAACTTTCATCAtctaaataactaaaatataaacatagtGTATCATTGTAGGAAAACCTTGGCATAGAAATTACCAGCCGTACATTCCTTCAGGTGTTCTCTGAATTATTTCTCTCCACCGTTTAAATCCTCCTTAATGGGtccccctccctcctgtctATGCTCTTCCGTCTCTTTTAACACTTTAGGGTTTGCTTTGACCGGCGTCTGGCAGGCTTCGTGGTTCAGGTGAGACATCCACACATGCTTTCTGGTGAATCAGACCCCGTCGCCCTTGGCTACGCCTCCGTTGCCCAGGAGACTCCCTCGGACTGCCAAGCAGCTTTGAAggcaacaaaaaagtaaaaatgtatgttatacTGTATAGCAGCCAAATGTAAGCATTGGCACTCAACAAAGATTTTGACAGTTTTCCAACCTTAAATCCAGGAAAGAACATTACCATATGATATCTCCTTTAAATCCTAAAgtgtgatttaattttaaatactaAAGAGCTTCAACCATGAATATTAAAGTGAgattgtattttgcacttttagTACCAACTACACTCATTGCTTGTATCACACACCTCATTCCAGAGTTCATTTCAACAAGAGGCTCCTCTGAATTACCTCAACTTACAAATGAGCCATTTGTGTGTGCAACTACTAAACTAGAAAGAGCATGAAAGAGACACTGGCGCTCGGTTCCATATACCTGTTCACGACCTTTATCCTCCTCACTGATGGACTGCATGAGGGAGAAGAGGTTCATCCTTCCACTGCGATTAACACTCAGAGCAACCTTGGGATGAGAGAGATACGCATCAAGACCAACAGCTTCagatgcagtgtgtgtttgtgtgtgtttgtgtgtgtgtgtgtgtgtgtgtgcgcgcgcatgcgTGCGCATTTGTGCCAGACAGTCTGATCACCTTGTCTGGTTCATTGACTGTGATAGTAGGACATGCGTCTGTTGGTCCCGTCGGCCACTGGTTGTTCTCAGACTGGGGAGGGGGCTCTTCAAACACCTGGGTGTGTTTTGAAAGATAAAATGATTAAAGATTAAACATCtgcaggattttaaattctaaaaaCATCATTGATGTAACTAATTACCTCTGTGTGCTCCTCTGGATCTTCTAGTTCATCTGAGCTACCCAAATCTTTTTTACCTAGACTCTCTACATCCTCCTCATCACCCGGCTCATAATTGTCaagttcatcatcatcatcgtcatcgtcatcgtcatcatcatcatcatcatcatcatcatcatcatcatcctgatccacccctccctctcctggctttcttttttcccctgcCTCCTCCTTGCGTATAGATTTTTGTCTTTGGTCTCTTGACTTTCGCCTCCAGAGTTCGCTGTGACGCTGCTGGCTGgaataatgaaaaaacagaacagcACAATTCTTACATAAGCCCACAAATCAATACCTCAAAAAGCCACAGGCAGCAGCCAACAAACTAAATTGTTGATATTGTCTAGAAAAGCTATATCATTTTGGAACAGAGGTCTTTACATTGCATTATACCATGGCTGACCTTGCATTGAGGATGCCGCTGTAGGTTTGCAGCTGCTTCATGAAGCCTTCGTTGGGCTTGACAATGGGCCGGCAACTCCTAACGTAGGACAACGCCATATCCAGTGGCCAGTGCTGCTGCTTCATGGCGTAGGAGATCACCGTGGATGCAGAGCGAGAAACGCCCATCTTACAGTGCACCAACACGGCCTGTCCACTTTTCCTGAAATACGCAACAATCAACAGAGGAACTCGCTCAGTTATTTAGGTAAAAAAGGATAATTAACTGAATGGAAGTATTAGTCACAATGTGACAACTCAAAACTGTGGAGAAATTGCTGTTGAGCAAAAGTTAGGAGCATAGTGCATGATATAAAACAGGagttaaacattttaagaaatgcacttgttgcagagagttagatgagacgACTGATACTACTCTCATGTGTGTGCACGCtcaatatgaagctacagccggtatagttagcttagcatataACTAGCCTGTCCATAGGTAAAGGAAAtatgcctaccagcacctctaaaacCCACTAATTATCACATCATATTACcgtttgtttaatccatacaaaagccaaagtgaaaaaacaacaacaattttcttGGCCAGGCTCAGTAACTTCCTGGAGTGTCCACCGGTTGCCAGGCAACTGCTAagagccaagaaatagtccagcaATTATTGCGCTTTACAGGAGCTGGTGGACAGATGCAAGGCAAGGGAAGttaatttgtatagcacatGTTCATACACAGGGACAATTTAAAGTACTTTACAcataatcaaaaagaaaaataattaaaaaaaagtgtgtaaaacGTACTAGACAATGAGATACTTTAGAGCAAATTATCAGCAATTTACCACATAGTAGAAGCTATGAAACATTTtaagcctatttttttttttttaatgaccagATTTGGGGCAAATCTAAGACCTTCTGAAAGTTTATTCCAATAATGTGGAGCATTAGAACAGAAAGCAGCTTTACCATGTTATGTTTTGGTCCTAGGAACAGTTAGCAGACCGATCCCTGAGAACTTAAGAAGTCTATTGCTAGTGAGCTGATTTGTGGTGAACATCTGGCGCAGTACAGCTGCCGTCAGGTGGGCgggtgctacacattggtgGTGGTAGAGAGTTGCCAGTCATTGTTTTGGTCAATGCATAGACGCAGTGAGTCTACGGGGGTAAAGTCAGTCAAAGAGAGAGCTTAGTATAATGTGTTGTCTGCATCATAATGgtaagtgatgttttttttttttttgcataattaGGCCTAGTGGGGGCatataaatgcaacattttctttagctctgtgtattaatgttgttgttgatgtccATCTCTAGTTCCAAATGTCTCATGACCAGGGTTGGgtatcttttatatttttacgaTTCCGATGCCGAACCGGTACTTTTAAAACAGTTCCAATTCCTAAACCAATTGTTGAaaatctgaaagaaaatatatgtatatatatatatatataggttgAGTACGAGAGATTCCAGAATTTTACCCCACACGCTAGGCTGGGAAGGTCTACCTGTATACCTCTTATTcaagtctttgtgctaagctaaccatcttGTGGGTCTACTGTTGGTACAAATCCCCTTTCAGCATTAGGGGATTTAGTGTCAAACATCCCCCCTCCTGATTGAGCTTCAGTCTGGTTGCAGCAGTTGAAAGTATATAAAACGTGATAATGTTAATACTGATGTGGTAAGTGATGTGATAGCAATGTGATTGCCGACCTTGGTAACCTGCAAAATACAAGACCTGCCCTTTGACAAGTTTGGAGTTCAAGTGTTTTCTGGTGTGTTTAGGGTTTTAAGGATTACCTTGCAGTGTTGATGAAGTTGTATGTGTCTGTCCAGTGAGAGAGCAGGTTGGTGGATTCCACATCGTACACTCTGATGTTCATATAAGTGAAGGACTCTGGGAAAAAGTTGTCAATCTCCCTTGTCACATTCAGAATATAGcccacactgaaaaaaatatagACACACACTTAGAACCACAGTGGTGGCAAAACACAATGCACAATTCAGTTTTACCCATGTCCGgagtagggttgggtactgaAACCCCGTTCCTACGCAACCGGTAGAAAATCGGACCGGCTTAGAACACAAATTTCGGTTCCTCATATCGGTTCCACTTAATGGgtcaactgaaatattttccccTTGTCGTTTTGACACTACAATAACAATTCACGATTTCTCTGCAGTCtactgttagctagctaccgtAAATGttggctacttttaaaatgccatattttaGTATACCAACTCACATTTGCTTTGTGTAGTGTAACTGTAATTTGTTGTTAAAAgtttgtagttgtgtgttaggTGACTTAGCTTTACTTACTAAATATTTACCGTAAGTACTTTCAACCATTAAcatattgttaaatttaaattatttcaatttttttttaaagtgtaaaagagcctttctttgatgccatttttcagattttcaacAATTGGTTTAGGAATTGGAACTGTTTTAAAAGTACCGGTTCGGCATCGGAAtcgtaaaaatataaaagatacCCAACCCTGGTCATGAGACATTTGGAACTAGAGATggacatcaacaacaacattaatacACAGAGCTAAAGAAAATGTTGCAGGTGAAAAACACTAACTTGTTTTTCTGCAGCTCCTCAAAGTTAGCTGCGTTCCACTCAGAGCCCTAAAACCAGATAAAGGAGAGGTTAACTTCAGGTCACatgacaaaaaggaaagggCCAATAGAGCCGTCTTCCCTATCGCTGTCAACACAGATGTTCCACAAAAGGGGAAGTTACGCTCACATTAACATCCTGATAAAAAGCAAACTTCCGTCAGTTTGTTGACTAAAGCACAAGAAAGGCTTCTTGCCATGCTGGTTACA carries:
- the mrpl18 gene encoding 39S ribosomal protein L18, mitochondrial isoform X2 yields the protein MSSTYGYKQDIMKLVCYPARCLSQPASQPEPSADGNEAVNPTFVNRNPRNLEQMALAVKDRGWKTTWPHREFYHRLEFSRTQHHVTANVFSSSSPVPVLSCSTKEWSLKKELASTNCVAACQAVGEVLAQRCHQAGITRMVYRAIPWTYRSDAVQSFRSAMKEGGITLSEPRRKYIGT
- the mrpl18 gene encoding 39S ribosomal protein L18, mitochondrial isoform X1, which produces MASRVISRSVRLLGQIQRCRPLMATNKTARCLSQPASQPEPSADGNEAVNPTFVNRNPRNLEQMALAVKDRGWKTTWPHREFYHRLEFSRTQHHVTANVFSSSSPVPVLSCSTKEWSLKKELASTNCVAACQAVGEVLAQRCHQAGITRMVYRAIPWTYRSDAVQSFRSAMKEGGITLSEPRRKYIGT
- the si:ch211-203d1.3 gene encoding protein phosphatase Slingshot homolog 3 isoform X1, with translation MALLTLHRLSSISTAPDESLQRRGRLQKRESFALVKGAALLLEDGKGGGLDEQAPPSSVKEGGGAPRHRQLHAMVEQLRPEDTIKLAVQLESISSVRVRYLIIVSTLSNKHESILLGMDFPNSESDQCTIGLVLPVWSDTQVYLDGDGGFSVTTAEEIRIFKPVSMQTMWSVLQALHGCCERAVKAAVIPGNGLEWAQHYHRHIESDRFCLNEWEAMNDLESVRRDSNGQSSADRISNEVLIKEHLRDIMRTEDLDNLTSKMVHSALETRIGFDMRPFKEYIDNEILVTMAQMDKPSKIFDYLYLGSEWNAANFEELQKNNVGYILNVTREIDNFFPESFTYMNIRVYDVESTNLLSHWTDTYNFINTARKSGQAVLVHCKMGVSRSASTVISYAMKQQHWPLDMALSYVRSCRPIVKPNEGFMKQLQTYSGILNASQQRHSELWRRKSRDQRQKSIRKEEAGEKRKPGEGGVDQDDDDDDDDDDDDDDDDDDDDDELDNYEPGDEEDVESLGKKDLGSSDELEDPEEHTEVFEEPPPQSENNQWPTGPTDACPTITVNEPDKVALSVNRSGRMNLFSLMQSISEEDKGREQLLGSPRESPGQRRRSQGRRGLIHQKACVDVSPEPRSLPDAGQSKP
- the si:ch211-203d1.3 gene encoding protein phosphatase Slingshot homolog 3 isoform X2; this encodes MVEQLRPEDTIKLAVQLESISSVRVRYLIIVSTLSNKHESILLGMDFPNSESDQCTIGLVLPVWSDTQVYLDGDGGFSVTTAEEIRIFKPVSMQTMWSVLQALHGCCERAVKAAVIPGNGLEWAQHYHRHIESDRFCLNEWEAMNDLESVRRDSNGQSSADRISNEVLIKEHLRDIMRTEDLDNLTSKMVHSALETRIGFDMRPFKEYIDNEILVTMAQMDKPSKIFDYLYLGSEWNAANFEELQKNNVGYILNVTREIDNFFPESFTYMNIRVYDVESTNLLSHWTDTYNFINTARKSGQAVLVHCKMGVSRSASTVISYAMKQQHWPLDMALSYVRSCRPIVKPNEGFMKQLQTYSGILNASQQRHSELWRRKSRDQRQKSIRKEEAGEKRKPGEGGVDQDDDDDDDDDDDDDDDDDDDDDELDNYEPGDEEDVESLGKKDLGSSDELEDPEEHTEVFEEPPPQSENNQWPTGPTDACPTITVNEPDKVALSVNRSGRMNLFSLMQSISEEDKGREQLLGSPRESPGQRRRSQGRRGLIHQKACVDVSPEPRSLPDAGQSKP